TTTTACCAATAGCCTTACCATTGCAACAAAATCCGCTGCGCTGAAAACCCAGGTCCAAAACTCAACATCAACCCTCTTTCCCCTTCCGGCACCTTCCTGTCCATAAACTTTTCCAACACATATAACACCGTCGCACTCGACATATTCCCATACGCCCTTAACACCTCCTTCGTATCATCTATATTCTTCCCCAGATCCTTAAACAACTCTTCCACCGTCTGGATAATCTTCTTACCCCCTGGATGAAATATAAAATGCTGGATCTCATCTATCGTAAATCCATTCCTCGCCAAAAAAGGATGTATGATTGCTGGAAAATGCGCTGCTATCTGGTTTGGCACCTCCACATCCAACACCATCTGCAACCCCGTATTCGTCAGCCTAAATCCCATCAGGTGCTCCGCCTCATAAAAATGATACATCTCCTCCCCCAATATCTCCGGCCCTTCATCATCAGGATGAGAAGACAATATTACACAAGCCGCCCCATCTCCAAAGATCGCCGCACTCACAATATTCGGCATTGAAAAATCGTCCAGCTGAAAAGTAGCCGTAGGCGACTCTACCGCAATAACAGCCGCCCGCTTACCCGGATTTGCCTGCAAAAATTTCTTGGCGTAAATCATTCCGGAGATCCCTGCTGCACACCCCATTTCCGTAACAGGAAGTCGTACAATATCCTGTTTTAATTGCAACGCATTGATCAGGTAAGCATCCAGCGAAGGAATCATGATACCCGTACAACTCACTGTAATTATGTAATCCAATGACTGAGGCGATAAACCCGCCTTAGCCAGCGCCCCTTCCAGACATTCCTTTCCCAGTTTGATCACTTCCCTGACATACAGATCATTCTTCTCCTCAAAACTGGTTTTGGTAAACACATCTTCCGGTCCCATAATAGAATACCGTCTCTCCACCGCCGCATTCTCAAAGATCTTCTTCACCTTTCTGGCAAAACGCTCCTCCTGTCCGGACAACCAAATATCCAGGAAAGGCATAATTTCTTCTGTAGTACGGGTATATGGTGGCAAAGCCTTTGCTACCGACTGAATTTTTACACTCATAATTTTGATATTATCCACTGGTAGCGGTAAGCCCATTTCCACCTGAGGGTATATTGAACGATATTTAACGATGTTGCCAGCGCGATCAGCTCCTTTCTTTTAAAACCACGCAGTATAGAAATGCGCCCATCTTCCTTTGCCATCGGTCCCAGTCCCCACACAAAACTAAACAGGCAAAACAGGTAATAAGCTACTTTACTACGATGCAGGTCATTGATCACTATCCCAATCCTTGCATTGCGCTGAAACAGTTGCATTAAGTTTTTTATTGCTGCCTCGCTAAAATGATGCAAGGTCAATGTGCACAATACAATATCATATTCACTGTAAGTAAATTCTTCAGAAAAGATATCAGTACAATGATAACTAATTTCAGGATAATCTGCGGACAATGTAATGGCATGTTCGATGGTAAAACGGTTTGCATCGATGCCCCTCAGCTGTACGGTGCGGCCTTTTTTGCGCGCCCAATCTGCCAGTTTACGCAGCATATCTCCATTTCCACAACCTACATCTGCTATACTAACGGTATTGCTTATAGGAATGGATTGCAGTAATTGATTTACTCCCTGAACTGTAATACGGTTACCTCCCAGTAACTGGTTGATCCCTGCTATCTCATCAAGTGTTTGTCGCAGGCTGTCTCCTTCCATCTGGAAGTCGTCCATAATCTCAGGTGCGGATGTTCTTTGACTGGTATTGATCATTAATTTTTTATACTACACTGTTAACGGCCTGCCATGCGTTTGCCTGATGATGAATGGCAATAATGCAGGCATTGCGACCACTGTTCCCATACTCATCCCGGAAAGCCATGGGTGAGTGAATATAGATGAAAGCAAGCTGCCGGCTTTCATACGTTTTGCGAACTGCAGGTTCCATTGCCGCGTATATTCTTTTTCCAATATCGCCCTTGGCTGCCCCTGTAAAATTTGCTGGGCCGCCAGCTGGGCACTACTAATCGCCATCGCCATACCATTACCACAAAGCGGATGAATTAAACCAGCGGTATCACCCGTCATCAATATATGCTGATCAACTTTTTCCTTTTCTGAAAAAGAGATCTGACTGATCGTCAATGGCCGGTCAAAGAGCGGTTCACTGTTGGAAAAGATCTCTTTTAAATAAGGATTTTCGTATAGTACTTCCCGGCGGTGGTCATCGATATTCTTATAATTTTTGAAGGTCTCATAACTTGCCAGGTAGCAGATATTGATAATGTTATCTTCAACTTTTGATACCCCACAATACCCCCCTCTGAAATTATGCAATGCCACCAGTCCATCGGGAAAAGAACCCTGATAATGCGCTTTGACTGCCAACCAGGGAGATTTCCGGGAAATGAAAGCCCTGTTCAGCTGCTGGTCGAGGGCGGCCCGTTTGCCATAAGCACCGATTACATGTGCGGCAAACAATGTACCGTTTGCTACCGTTTCGATTGCAAACTGTTCATTTGCAAAAGAAATATTAGTGACGGTATCCTGTAGAAGGTTGACACCATTGTTCACGGCCTTTTCCATAAGAAAAGCATCCAATGCGTAGCGGCTGATACCAAAGCCTCCAAGCGGAAGACGCGTCTCCACTTTTTTGCCGGAAACTGTGGAAATACATACCCTTTCAATCAGGGCAGGCGACAGTTCAGCAGGGTCGGCATCCAGCCATTGTAAATAGGGTAATACTTCGTTTGAGATGTACTCGCCACATACTTTGTGCCTGGGGTAGGAATGCTTCTCGATGACAGTTACATGCAACCCTGCTTTTGACAGATGAATAGCGGAGGTAAGGCCTGCCAGTCCACCACCTATGATAATGACTTCGCGAACTGGTTGCATAGTTTAGAATTCTGAAGCAAGTGTACACATTTTTTTTTACAAGCGAAAAAATCGCTTTCGGTAAATGCGGTTTTGCGAGGTAGGAATCACCTGCGAGCGGCATTGAAGGTATTATTTCTATGAGAAAT
This Chitinophaga sancti DNA region includes the following protein-coding sequences:
- a CDS encoding type III polyketide synthase; protein product: MSVKIQSVAKALPPYTRTTEEIMPFLDIWLSGQEERFARKVKKIFENAAVERRYSIMGPEDVFTKTSFEEKNDLYVREVIKLGKECLEGALAKAGLSPQSLDYIITVSCTGIMIPSLDAYLINALQLKQDIVRLPVTEMGCAAGISGMIYAKKFLQANPGKRAAVIAVESPTATFQLDDFSMPNIVSAAIFGDGAACVILSSHPDDEGPEILGEEMYHFYEAEHLMGFRLTNTGLQMVLDVEVPNQIAAHFPAIIHPFLARNGFTIDEIQHFIFHPGGKKIIQTVEELFKDLGKNIDDTKEVLRAYGNMSSATVLYVLEKFMDRKVPEGERGLMLSFGPGFSAQRILLQW
- a CDS encoding NAD(P)/FAD-dependent oxidoreductase; translated protein: MQPVREVIIIGGGLAGLTSAIHLSKAGLHVTVIEKHSYPRHKVCGEYISNEVLPYLQWLDADPAELSPALIERVCISTVSGKKVETRLPLGGFGISRYALDAFLMEKAVNNGVNLLQDTVTNISFANEQFAIETVANGTLFAAHVIGAYGKRAALDQQLNRAFISRKSPWLAVKAHYQGSFPDGLVALHNFRGGYCGVSKVEDNIINICYLASYETFKNYKNIDDHRREVLYENPYLKEIFSNSEPLFDRPLTISQISFSEKEKVDQHILMTGDTAGLIHPLCGNGMAMAISSAQLAAQQILQGQPRAILEKEYTRQWNLQFAKRMKAGSLLSSIFTHPWLSGMSMGTVVAMPALLPFIIRQTHGRPLTV
- a CDS encoding methyltransferase domain-containing protein — protein: MINTSQRTSAPEIMDDFQMEGDSLRQTLDEIAGINQLLGGNRITVQGVNQLLQSIPISNTVSIADVGCGNGDMLRKLADWARKKGRTVQLRGIDANRFTIEHAITLSADYPEISYHCTDIFSEEFTYSEYDIVLCTLTLHHFSEAAIKNLMQLFQRNARIGIVINDLHRSKVAYYLFCLFSFVWGLGPMAKEDGRISILRGFKRKELIALATSLNIVQYTLRWKWAYRYQWIISKL